The window GGCTGGTTGAGAATAGACCTTTCCAGGATGAGCTCCTTTTGCTTATAGGGAAAAGATCTAGGCCATGAGGGTGCATTCCTCATGTGCCCTCTCAGCAACACTGTGCCATGTGGAATATTTCCAAGATCTGCCCCATGGCAAGGTGAGCCAGGGACAAGAGCAAGGGAATGGGTAGgtgtttgggacacctggacCTGGCTGCAGGGAAAGCAGTGCTGGCCACACAGTatgtcctctctccctcccttgcaGTTGGGCTACGTTTCTGACTATCTGGTGACTGTGTTCTTCAGCATCTTCATGTCCTTCTAAGCCACGGCCTTCCTGGAGCCGTGGAAGTGCAAGCGCATCACCTTGGCCCACCACTAGGACCTCAGTGGCTTCCAGGAAGAGGCGGTGATGCCCAGCTCAGCTGGCCAGGCCCAGAACTCCATTTCCTAGAGTTCTCAGAGACCACAAGGCATGTTGGGAAGAGCCCCGACTTTGGAGTCCATCGCTCCTGATCCAAATCTGGCTCCTTCCCATACCTCCTGGGTTAGTTTCCCACCCTCCGCTGCTATCAGGATGAATTAAGGTTTGGTGAGATTAAACACCGGGCACATTTAGGGCCTCAAAGAGAAACTTTGtaacagggaagaaagagagaagcattCCATTCACCCATCCGTCAGCCACCCACCAGCCCTTCCAAACACCTAATCACTTACCTTGAATCTGTTTGCTTCTTTCCATCTCGACTGCTGCTTCCATCCCCACCCCTAGTCTGAGCCACATTGTTTCACCTGGACCACTGTGGTAGTCTTCCAACGTCTCTCTGCTCCTGCATTTGCCCTACTTAATTCATTTTCAGCTTTCAGGATGATCTTTCAAAAACCCAAATCACATCATGCATTGGCCTCCTCAAGCCCTTCTGTTGGGTTGTGCAATCCCATATGGGATGCACCAGGTTAAATAGATGtgggaggaagaaaagcagaaagggaaCAGTGAGGTAAGAAGATGAATGTGAGTGGTGCCCTCTAGAATAGTGCAGCTCATGTGCCCTAAAGAATGGCCCCGCCTTTGCACCGACtgttcctccccaccaccaccaccaccaccaccaccgtggGGTGCTGCCCCTCCACTCTCTCCTTACTTAGCATCATTCCTTCATAAGACTTGTTTGCAATTATATATTTGTGCTTATTTGTTTGACGTCTGTTTCCCCAACTAAActgtaattcctttttaaaaaaaaatattttatttattcatgagacacacacacacacagagagagagagagagagagagagagagaggcagagacacaggtagaggaagaagcaggctccatgcagggagcctgacatgggactcgatctcgggtgtccaggatcaggccctgggccaaaggcaggtgccaaaccgctgagccactcagggatccctagactgTAATTCCATCAGGGTTTGGGTCTCCTCCAGGTGTTCACCATATCACATCCAGTATCCACTGTAGAATAGTATGCAATCAGTTACTactagggctttttttttttttaagatttattttagagagagagagtgggtggggggaaagggggagtctcaagcagaccctgtAGTGAGTgcagaacccgatgtggggcttggtcccacgaccctgaaatcatgacgtgagccaaaaccaagaatcagacactcaattgtctgagccacccagatgccctagtCAACAGTTATTGAATAAACTAATACAGTATCCATTACCCATTATCTCTTCATCCATCCGTCCTGTCATCCCACCATGCTTTCATCTGCTCATCCACTtagccatccatccatctacctacccATCTGCCCTTCTACTCACCCACTTGTGCGCCCACTTATAGAGATTTGCCAGTTGTTTGCCTGTCtggtttatccatccatctgtccatctactACCCACCCGTCTATCAGTCTATCCCTCTCCCACAGTGTGTCCATTTgttgtttccatttctgtttacCTTCCCATCTGTGCACCCAGCCATCCACAGGCTCTTAGCCAGGCCCTTGGGGGGAAAAGCCCTGCAGAAACAAAAATGATTGGGACCTCATTCTGGTACTTCTAGAGCTCCCTGCGCAGGCAGAAAAAGATGGGGGGCTCCTCTCACCCCAGAGTCGTGACACTCAGCTTCTTGGGCCCCAGGGGGCACATCTGTTGCCTCTTCAAACAGGAGcgtgcgggatccctgggtggcgcagcggtttggcgcctgcctttagcccagggcgtgatcctggagacccgggatcgaatcccacgttgggctcccggtgcatggagcctgcttctccctctgcctgtgtctctgcctctctctctctctctgtgactatcataaaaaaaaaaaaaaaaaaaaaaaaacaggagcgTGCATGTCCAGGGTTGCCACTCTGGGCCCACAGATGGCCTAGAACCCAGTGACAGGCTTGAAGGAGTCCTACTTCCCCAATTGCACCTGCCTTCCTCACCTATTCACCAGCTCTGCAGTCATCCTCGTCATGGTGAGGGGGCTTTGGACCCTTGCTCTGGCACCCCTGTTTGCTATGCTCAACAACGACTGGGCGGAGATCCGACCGGACACCCACAGATTCGTGGGAGAATATTGGAGGCCAGTGGTGGAGCCGGCACAGGGCATTGCAATCTGGCTGCTTTTGCTTGAGGCCATGGCCCACCTTCTGGTCATTGTGAATGTGAGCATGGGGCAAAGGAGGGGCATACGGGCTCAGAGGGGGGAAATAGAGATCAGAGACCAGGAAATGTGGCTTAGGAATAGGGAAATGGAGGCTGAATTCCAGGGTCAGAGATAGGGAAATAGAAACAGAGTGCTAGGATTCTGGGTGCAGGCTCATCCTGGGTTTGGACCCAGGTGGAGGTAGTTGGGAGACAGGACCTCGGAGTCCCTCTGGCCCTGCAGGCTTTCCTCCTCGCTTTCACCTTGGACTTAATGCGCCTGATGGACCAGTACGAACACTGGTACAGCTTTGTCTGCCTCACACCTGCGCCCACACCTCCAGGCGCAGGGACCGGCAAGTGGGAGCGTAGAGGCAGAGGGTCTGGGCCTGTCTAACGGGCAGAGAGCAGAGCCTGCGGGCCagcggggcctggcgggggggcggggtgctgggtgctggatCTGGAGGCGGAGGGTGGGGCGGTGccagcgggggggcggggaggttgAGTCTGCGCAGCGTCTCAgctgggggggcgggcggggggtgggcgtACAgctgcaggggcggggcggggagcctCCGCTCAGGTACGCGGCCTTTGGCGACCCACAGGGGAACCTCACCCTCTTCTACTGGAAGCTGGTGGCCGTGCATCTGGGCTTCATCAGCACCTTCGAGGTAGGCTCAGCTCCTCGTGTGTGCGAcaggcctgggttcaagttcAAGCGCTGCCGCCGACCCGCTgtaaacgggggggggggggggtatgctCTAGAGTAGGATCTACTTCCTAGGAGCCTTATGGAGATTGGATGTCAACCACTCGCACAAGTGTCCAGAACAttgcaggtgctcaataaatcaaTAGCACCACTATTACTATTATCTTTAAGCAACAGACctagaggaaagagggaaggcagGCTCCCCCCGGCTTTGCTCAGGATCCTTCCTCCAGCCCTGCCTCTACCAGGGGCCCTAGTGTTGTTACGGGTTTCGAATGATACCTCTGTGTCTTTGGGCAAATGACAACAGCTTTTTACGCCTCAGTCTCTTCGCCTGCAAAACAGGGGTAGTAACTGTACTCACCTCCTAGCGTTGTTGCgaggattaagtgaattaatagCCCGGAAAGCTCAGAGTGGTGCCTTGCATTTAGTAAGCGCTCCGTAAATGGAGGTAGCCGAGGGACTCCTGCTCTCTTTGGCTCCCCCTTGCCTCCAGCAGGTGCTGTTCTCCGTGCGCCTCCCCGCCTGGCTGGTGCCTCAGTTCCAAAATAAGGCGGGAGCCTGCGGACTCCCGGGAGGCGCTGCTGCAGGTCCGCTCGGCTAACGgaccctggccccgcccccggccacgCCCCCAGGACTTGGCTCCGCCCCTCGCGCCCCGCCATCTGCGCTGGCCTCTCCCAGGAGAATCGGCCGGCttgcctggccccgcccccgccaagccccgcccccgccaagCCCCGCCCCTTCTCTCACCTTCCCCCGCGCTGGAGCCCCCTCTGCTCTCGGGGACCAGCCTTTTCAGCCTGCCCAAGCCCTGCTTTCCGTCCTCTGCAGCAGGGGGGCcgtccccagagcccaggaccAGGGGCGAGCGAGGCGGGACCGCCCTTCAAGAACTCTAGGTTCCCCAGATGCTTCCTACATTTAGGGTCCTCTGCTTCTGGTCCGGGGTTTGGGCAGTACCTTGGCCAGCGGCCCCAAGGTCGGCCTCAGAACTGGGAAGAGGATTAGAGCTCTCCGAATTCCACCGGCCTTGCATTGCGTCCCGCTCCCTGTCCCCGTCTCCTGCTCTATGTGCAGTGCTGGCAATAaacctccctctcctgcccagcGTGCCACCTCTCCACGGACACCCGGTTTCCACACACGCAGCGCAGCGTCTCTTTATTATGTAGGGATGATCTGGAGGCCAAGGGAGTGGAGGGACCCCGATCACTCAGTACTGAAAGGTTCCCAGTTAATGGGGGAGACTTCACTGGGATCTGGGCCCTGGACACCTGCCCCATATGCTCATAGAGGCCTGCAGTGTatgaataatagtaaaagggTTAGTCAGGAGAGCTGAGACACCTCCCAAAGGATGTTTACACACTTTTCACCAGATCCTCCCAAAAGCCTGGTGACGAAGTCCTGGACAGTGGTTAGGGACACAGGTTGGTGGTTGAGTcagagacctgggtttgaatatTAGTTCCGTCCCCTATTAGCTGTATGACCTTTAATCCCTTGGACCTGTTTCATATCTGTAAAACAGACTTCACAGAGCTCACGAGAGATTGAATGAGATAATTCCCGATTTAACATGTCCAAGCCTCATGTCCTCATCTGATAAGTGGGGGCAGTAACAGAGTCCTGGAGGAGACGGAAGACTGAATGAGTACGTATCccctgcttttcaaaagtttgtgTTACACCCCGTGGCTTTCACTGAAGAACTATATTAGTACCTGTTTTCGCTACTAACCGGGAGAAatctaaaaagaatttttgcttttatggaaaaagatgaaaatagcgTTTAATGTTTGTTTTGCAGTGATCCTGTATAGAGGCAGCACACACCCTGAGTAGAGAGCTTGCCCCACCAAGCTTTTCCCTGGCACAGCACTCAGCATCTTTGCATCAAGCCACcagagctttgaactgtgtccaggagcatctgtgctttttctagatttattttgtgcatctgttagtGAGATGTATCCAAAAGTATTAGCAAAGCCCGAGAGAGCTTATTTTTGGGGTGTGGGAGTGCTAAAGACATTCTTCCGTATACACTAATGGTCATTGCTGCtttattttatgccatttttGGTTTAGGAAAGCTTTCGTAGGAACACTCGACTTTTGAGTAGTGGGGGAAACCCGTAAGCAGGTGTGGAGTGCTCACAACAGTGCCTGGCGCATAGTGTACAATAAGTTACTAGCAACGTGAGTATTGGTATTTGCGTACATAGTGATATTAATACTAAGTGTCTGGCAATTACGCAGTGCTCAGATAAATGGCAGGTAGCATTAGGAAGAGAACAGCTTTCCCTCTCATGGGCTTGGGAAGACTGTAGGCTTGCTGCTGCTTCCTTACTGGAGGCTGCTTCTACTTGGGCTGTTGGTTTAGTAAGGGCTCATTTGGTGTGGACtagagtcagggaaggcttcctggtggAGGAGGCCATTGGAGGTGGCAAGGCTGGGTCATTCCTGAGAGCAGTGATGCTGGAAGGGCCTGCCGGGAAGGTCCTGGATGCACCACACTACCGTCCTTCGCGATTTCCATCCCCCCACCATAGAGATGagcattcccattttataggtgccGTAGCCAGCTCAGAGAGGGGTCAGCCAACTGCAGCGTTCTCAGGGTCCCTGAGGAGTCCAAGGCTTGGGAGGTTCTCTGTGaagcctctcctcccccagcaaTCTCACCCCTTCAGAAGAGGGGTGACCTGTTTCCAGCGTGGAAGAGCAGTGCTTCCCCCATCTTTAGGATATCGGTCTGGGGTCCTTCAGAGCCTCTCCTGGGCATAGGACTCCCATTGTTCCAGCCCCCCTCTTGTACCCCAGACTGGCCAAACCGGTTctggggaaggggggcggggagcaggcaCGTTGAGACAGCCGCCTGCCCGCCTGCGAGGTTCCCTCCGCCTtcgcctcccccctccctgccccacacaATACCCGGGATCCTGCACTGCCCGGCTCAGGGGCCATGCTGACATCGCCCCCTGAGAACCCGGCTACAaccccagagcccccaggtgGTCTGGAGCCCTGAACCGTGTCGGAGGCCGGACGGAGCTCCCTGGCTGAGGTAGGGCCCCACCCTGCTGCCAGCAGTCCCATCCTCCTCCCGCCAGTCTTCCCAGAGTGAGTCCTTTGTGCTGCCTGCCTGGCCTCTGATCCTGGCTCCCACCCACTTATGGCCTCCTGGGGTTCAACAGCCTGTTTGGCCTGGATCCCCTTTCCAGTCTTGACCTTCCACTTAGCTTTGCCCCTTAAGGGGCACAGGGGCCATGGCAGGGCCTTCCTTCTCTGGGCATGGGGCAAGGGGGatcagggagggggcagggaaatCCTGGGCGCAGGAAGCCAGAGGTGCTCTCCCTAAACCATAGTAGTACCCAGAGACCCTCTCTGCCAGCCTTGCCAAGTGGGCCCATTGTCCCTGTGACTAGCAGTGTCCACTGAATGGGACCCTCCTGGGCCCCTGCCCATCCTTATCTGCTTG is drawn from Vulpes lagopus strain Blue_001 chromosome 8, ASM1834538v1, whole genome shotgun sequence and contains these coding sequences:
- the LOC121498177 gene encoding anoctamin-7-like isoform X2, whose amino-acid sequence is MVRGLWTLALAPLFAMLNNDWAEIRPDTHRFVGEYWRPVVEPAQGIAIWLLLLEAMAHLLVIVNGNLTLFYWKLVAVHLGFISTFEVLFSVRLPAWLVPQFQNKAGACGLPGGAAAGPLG
- the LOC121498177 gene encoding uncharacterized protein LOC121498177 isoform X1; the encoded protein is MVRGLWTLALAPLFAMLNNDWAEIRPDTHRFVGEYWRPVVEPAQGIAIWLLLLEAMAHLLVIVNGNLTLFYWKLVAVHLGFISTFEQVLFSVRLPAWLVPQFQNKAGACGLPGGAAAGPLG